A window of Solanum stenotomum isolate F172 chromosome 9, ASM1918654v1, whole genome shotgun sequence genomic DNA:
aaagttcaaagagtctaaacaagaagggttacaaccccaaactaatgaactaataactagCTAGAAAATCTACGTTCGAAATGTGGACGTagacagaaagagaactcatggcagcctggaaaaactggctcacccttgaatttgaacgacaatcactgatcttctaagcgaggtttgtcaatagccgcctgaagatgccctgtactcaacaaagaaagagcaagtgtagtttcagtacacaaccacagtgtactggtaggatcacacagcTATTCCACTCAGtgtaacatacataagtcaacacaacaatataatcacatgcatatatcgaacatatacaatattaacaACATTCAAGAACAATGGAGCATTTCACAAATCTCAATTATacaattatgtcaagtcaatggtcctctcatagaacccaaacccaaactgttagcatatcaGAACGTGGTAcacgatccaatgattatgccggaacatggcaatTGATCCTataattatgccgaaacgtggcaaccgatccaagttagtgcgtcgtaacgcaacacccgatccactcaacaagccacaatcataatcacaagtacattctcataatcatataatcaagtcatgattcatggcattcatcacaatcatatatcctcatttacaacaagtgcgatcaataatgcaacatccacatacatacatgtatcataatgaagcaagacaaacatacatcacacaatcatagaatcacaaccatcacctacatcGAAACaggcttgaaaccctaagaacttgattcttccctttccaaattcgttccgcttgttgttggtctacaaacaatcaatataatatgggaatcaataaacaattactaattacccgaattattaataattctatcaaccctagatcatacccatgatcccattatacaaattagggcttttcccaccataatTCTTAGATCAATACTCTCCCCCCTCGATAACTACCCATTaaattacgttctacggatcaaaaaatggattcggggagttaaaatcttacctttgaccttaaaaatggtgaaaaactgtcaagaatcgcATGGGgtttgttccttagctctcaagttcaaaaattgcaaaataaaatgtttttggggtttatttatgactttaagtcgcgtctaaCCCCCACGACGGCACTAGCCTGCTACtgcggccccgccctggcggcagAAATCACCGCCAAACCGGCTTACATGAAACAATGAGCAAAATAATAATTCctaaacccccatttcacaacatactttcaaccaacgacactcagcaACTACCCTTTTACGCCAATGTCAGTTTCgaaagttctactcacccgaattcaatttcgtaaagttgTACGAATTCCTTAACGcgttagctatctactcatgtaatcaaaatcacatttaaaccaCCCAGCTactaccagatttccctagacctaactgactccgatttcatccaaatctggactaggttggaaaatcccaagttactacgaaaaccGGTCGTTACattaatagaagtaaaaaaaaagaaaggtgaAGTTGTGGTAAAAATGGTGACATTGAAAGTGAGAAGCTTTTATGGAGATGgcaatgaatttttgaagaagaagaagaaacaaagaaaaaaaataataagaaaaaaagttaaaataataagaaaatatattttataataaaatacttgtaaaaataaattgtattagttattttaggttGCTCAGTCTCTTCGAGAAAGTGCATACACTCTTTATGTATGGTGGACAAAAAGTGATGTAATAATATCAGTTCAAGATTGTTTACTCGGGTAATATGACGCTCGcatagttaaggtgtctttttgaaaatttgggacAAGTTCAGTTGTCACTTTATGTTCTTTCTCTTAATTTAATAAATGTGAAACTTGAATTAGAGTGACAACAAATCCactatttatgaaaaaaagatatataaatagataatagtaatttcaacaataaaacatataattttattagtaattatcGAAATCCGACAATAACAAGAATAATGTAGTCATAGTggtaaaataataatgaaaaatgaaattttttgatacattttagaagctctaaaacaatgaattaaaataaaggagggtcaaaattgccaatCCACAATGGTCTACAGTATCATTAGATCCATTCGAACTTAATTTTGAGTAACTAGATGACCAAGAAATTTGATCTCCTTTTGAGAAAACTCACACTTCTCCATTTTTACATAGATTGTGTATCCCCTCAAATGAGACAACACCACACTTAAGTGTTTCACATATTCATCAAGAGTTGGACTATAAATGTAATGGCACAACCCGCTAGTGATATTGTCTGCTTTGTGTCTAGGCCCGCACAAATTTAAAATGTGTCACTAGTTGGTAAGACCTGCTTAATTATATATCAAACATCTCTCCTGTGTTTTACCGATGTTGGATTTCTTATCTTAAGCTGGTGTGTCACATACACCCTTTCTATGGACTCAGCGTCCTAGCTGAGGTTTGCCCCACCGAATGGGATTTGCTTAGACTCAGCATTGAGGTTTGCCTAGCCTTATCGGGATTTGCCTAAACTCAATTGAACTCTGACGCACATCAACAAGGCTGCCACATGAgtgactctgataccatttgtAATGGTCCAGCCTGCTAGTGATATTGTCTGCTTTTGGCCTAGGCCCGCACAGATTTAAAACGTGTCACTAGTTGGTAAGGTCTGCTTACTTATATATCCAACATCTCTCTTGTGTTTTGGTGTGAGATTTCTTATCTTAAGTTGAGTGTCACAATAAATGACAATATCGTCTAAGAATACTACCATAAAGTCATCAAGATACTCAAGCAATATGTCATTCATTAAGTTACAAAAGGTAGTCGGGGCATTGGTAAGCACAAACGGCATTCCAAGGAACCTAGACGATCTATATTTAGTTACAGATGTTGTCTTAGGCTCATCGGCCTCTGCTATCCTAACCTGTCAATAGCGTGCCCTAAGATCTAACTTAGTAAACTAGCATACCTTCCTCATCCTATCCATCATATCCAGCACCAAGGGAATCGAATATTTGTCCTTCCCTATCGCCTTGTTCAAAGCCCTGTAGTCCACACACATCCTCAGCATCCCATGCTGCTTCTTTTGGAACAAAACAAGTGCACCATATGGAGCCTTAGAAGGATGAATCAGACCATGATCTAGCAACTTGTTCAACTATTTACGCAACTAAGCCAACTCCTTAGGAGCAATACGATAAGGAGCCTACGCAGAAGCAATTGAACCTGGAAGCAACTCAATCTTATGATCAATGTCCCTCCTCGGCGGCATTTTCATAGGCACCTCCGGTGGCATCAAATCAAGGAACTGTTTAAGCACTTTTGCCACACAAATCAGGCACTTCAACTTTGACATCAGGTTTTATCATGACCAAGGCAACAAGAAAGGTTGTTTCTCCCTTCCCCAAGCCTTTGTCAACAACAATAGCAGACAACATAGCACCCCTGCCCTTTGCAATTTTCCCCGCTTCTCCGTATGGATGAACAACTTTTATGAAACTTGGATTGCCTTCATTCATGATCATCAGTCCATCAAGGTGAGGCAAAGGAATAAATATAACCTTCCTTAAGAAGTCAATCCCAAGTATGATCTCAAAATCTCCAAGTGGAATCACCATTAAGTTGTGTTTTCCCATCCAATAAATCACCATTAATTCATTATATATcgatttctctcttttttcccCTCCTCACTGAGTTGTATGTTCGTGAGAGCAATTTGATATTTCACTATCGATCTGTAATGTACTTTGTCCTTTGATCTATCGTCAAAACAACATTgtatttcttttatgaaaaatctcAAGTAGGCTTTTCCCTATCTGTTGCAAAATGGATACACACATTGAGTGTCCAAAAAACAAGCATGAGGTGAAATATCACAAAGAGAAGTGTATCCAATAAAACTGTTATTTGGTAACtttcttaaataaaaagtttctattttcagattattttaacaaaaaaccTCTATACAAAGGAATAAAGATCATGTCTTATCTTATTTCTAAATTCAAATGCAATTAGATGGAACACTATCTATAGAATACAAATATGAATGAACAAATAAGTTGAAGATTTGAGTTAGTTTGTTCCTCCCGCAGGCTAATTTGCTGTGTGGAGTCAAGGGGGTCAGTCACTTCTTAGCTAGGCACAGAAATTGGTGTCCGGGGACTCGGTAGTCCCATATGTGCAATCCTAGGTGATAGCCTAATGTTTGGGCTTGGCCTTGGTGAGGGGATTGGACCAGAGAAGTTGAAGCCTCCATTGACCACCCGAGGCGACAAATTAACTTGTTCAAGTGCTCGGAATTGTAGTTCTGTAGGGTAATCCCTAACGCAGCCAATACGAGGTCCAGTTCCACTTGTCCATTTGCTAGACAAATGTTTGGAGAAGCTAAATGCTTGTGCTTTCTTATTGATGATGATATCCTCTGGTTTCTTGGATTTCGATGTGCTTCTTTCTTCAGATTCTTTAACAATTGAAAGATCAACAGATGGTTGGCTGTTTGACGCCTCTGAGAGATTGTCGTCATCAACTGCACATCTctgtttaagaaaataaatcatGTATATGACAGTTAGCAATGTTGTTGAACATAACACCATATATATAGTACGTCAACTATTTCAACATTTACGTACCTTAACATTTGTAAGATCAACTTTGTGCTCTTCAAGAAAGCTAATGAACTCCTTGAAGTTCTCTTCAGTTGGGTGATAATGACCACTGTATGGCCAAATAGCCTGCAGAAGACAACATATACATAGACAAGATAAGTATATTTATCTTCGCTACGGATCTGTTTGTTGTGTGTATATGGATATTGTTGGATAGTTAGTTAATTACCTCCAGAATTCCAGAATGAGCAACTAGTCTTCCAGCTGCTGTGATAGCACCACCTGATAGAAAACTAGAATGTTGGAATGTGCCCTTTTGCTTCTTTCCTACATATAATGTTCTTGTTGTGCTAAGAACAAATATCGACTTTGAACCCACTACTGACTGAACTAATACACCACTTTGTTTATATACAAGCTTCCCATTCTCAATGACTACTTCATATGATTCGCGCTCCTTCTGAAATTGTAAAGCATAAGCAATTAAGTCAAAAAGAAGTTCAAACACATCTAATGATCCATAGACAAAGCATACATCCGGTTAATTAAGTTGCATAAGAACTTACCGGTCCGAGATACTTGATGCATTGATGGTGCAATTTTGTCCTTGGACATTTCTCGAGGTTTATTTCTTTCCCATCTCCAACGTCCAACCTTAATcgcaagaaaaaaagaagggaaaactgATCAGATTGGAGAAAATTTCACCACAAAttcaactttctcaaaaatttaGTATGTTATATTCGCGATGAAGTACTCACCAGTAGAAGAAAGGCTGAGAGCTTTCGCTCAAAAACCACAAATCATAATAGAAGTGCAAGTTGTGGCCATATCGGTGTCGTGGATCAATCTACACAGAAACAAAACGAAGAGTCAATTGCTAGATCATACGAAAACTTAACTTTAGCTtatatgaaagaaaaatcaattatttgCCCAACTTACAGCTTCTAGCCAATGCTGCAGAGCCAATTTTTGAGCCTTTTCATCTTTGGACAATCCTTTTCCAACCTTAGCAGCTCTTGTACGTGCTCTAGCCCATCGAGAAACAGCAGTTTCCGGCTTTTCAACgttgaaaaatgaaacagaACTTCTCTTCAAAGCTGCAAAATCTAATGCCTTCCACCTACATACATGTACGATTTCTTcaataaacataaaattgagattgaaatgGAACAGGATTATTATAACACGAACCATAATTCTTCTACAACAACAGCACAATCAGCTAGATTTCTTCTAGTCCTGTAACTCTTGTATACTTTTTGAAGCTTAACAGCTGCAGCATCGAGTTCGCAAACAGGTCGTGGTGAAAACATGATAGCAGGTTCAGGAAGGGCGACAACagaatcttgaacttgaaccAGATTTTTGAATGACAGTGTTGTCTGTAGCATAAGTTTTAGAGGCTCGCAATTTGTTACATTTATCGAATTCTTCTTCGTCGTCATCATGGTTTCTGACTCTCTTCCTTTAAAACTGTTTGTTCTTATCACTGTCATCTTTCAGTTTTACCCCCAACTATTCTTTACAATATAAGATAAACACAAGAACAAAGGAAAactttgaaactttttttttttttttattgtctttaaaaatcttcaagtttttttCACAAAGATATCTCTTGACTATACAACCTTGGTAGTTATATATATGAGAAGATTCAAGCGTGGATTtgtggaaaaaataattaaaattagcaAGTGGACCAGGGAACTGTACTGTAACTGgtcttttattgttttttcttttgtggtCGTCTcagtttgaattgacttatttttataattttaacttaaaagtaaAGTGTTTATAAGTACTTttaaatatagtaaaaaaaattcaaaagtatttaatataattattttaatttaaaaatatctaaaataagtCTATCCAAACAGGTATCAACTGGTTTTTAAATCTACCGTACAGCGTACTGTGAACAGGAAATTGGAAAAGAtttaagaaaacaattttttaaactttgtaaCCCACGAGTTGTTTGATCAATTCAAAGTTAtgaaatttcactttttctAACCCAAAAAATGAGACAATTTTAAgacttttttggaaaaattaggTGGTCAAAGAAAGTAAGCTCTAGGAGGTTTCTTGCATGTAACCCAGCCACAAGGACCCTTCTTTTCCcccagaaagaaagaaagaaaagaaaaattttaattttctagtaaaAAAATTCTTCTCAAATTCTTGGACTTTACATTGAAGTTAAAATCTCAACCGTCATCAATAATGATTGTGATAGAGAGATaagtattttttcatttttaatcaaagatctcaaattcaaatccCCCTTGATACTGAGTTGCTTTTATTAGGAAGTGTTTAACCCTCCAATATAGGAGTCATCggcacaaatttaaatttaatcacaTTCCAATATGAATACCATCGTAATAGTCAACTACTTGTCGAGAAGGGTCATGTAACGCGCCATAAATAACTAAACTGTGACGTGTCACGTGTTGTTTTGGCTTATCTCCATCTGTTTTCCTCATCTTCTAATGTTGAACAACCCCTGGCCTTAACtatgtttttatttataaactatagtatattattaatcaatttattttctaataataGTTGATTGAATCTACTAATTTAAAATGTGCAATTGGGTTGAgtaaaaaatctattttagataaaaatgaattagtaTATTATTAGTACGGCATGGAACAATTCCAAAAAAGATTTGTTCTAAACTGAAAAATGTGAACATGATTATTCAGATTCATATTTGGTAAACCTTTTTCAGTCTTTCTATTTTTACGTGTGTTCTCACTAGCTCAAGTACTTTCATATTGTATTTTACGCATGAAAATGTTTTAGCACGTGAAACAACAAGtttcaaacaccttgaattctgTAATTATATCATACAGGCACTATACAAGACTGAATAGCAAATTtcctaattttgttttatttatttatatttgtaagGTCCGTTTGACCATGTGAGATAAAATTgtgatttgaaattatgaaatGAAATTGAACTTTGTATGGACAtacaaattgaattttgaagttgtattgtttgatcataaacaaaaacaaatctCACAAGTTGTGAAAACTATTAAAAtcacctcaatttttttttatacaactttaccaaataaacaaaagttCATAACAAAAAGTATAATCAACTATCACTAAGTTAttctaagaaaaataaaatatttattgtcgAACTTTAATTTAGttcaataaaatgtaaaattgaaCATGAGTTGTAGTAATATATCAATTCTCTAATAAAATTGAACATGGTCAATGCCATTAGTAAATAGTAAATATATCTTCATGTTCATATTCCATTAATATTTATCACTCCTTTAATATTCTTGCAAAAGAATATGCAAATATAAAatgatcaattttatttttacaaaatataaatttgtggaATAACTTTTGCGCTTATTGCTAGAGTCTGTGTCGTTGGGATAAGGGTCATTATATTTGATCTCCTTATATGATTTTGtacaattttcttttgataaactaatttttgaagtcagattaattttttattatgtaaTTAAAGCATGATTCATCCtaaattatcattttcaatGTGGGCTCTATCTGATATCTTTGTTGCTTATGATCAGATAGTTGTCTTAAATATGACTTCGATAATTTTCTGATGTTAGGTCATCATATTAAACTGTTCACACTCAAAATGTCTTGGCATGAGTATGAAGAGTCTCATATCTTCGTTGTTTATAGGGTaatataatttacataaatctcattagtgataagagctaattacattatattattttcctactttttttaaattatcaaaatctcTTAAAATTGATGGATTTCGAATATATTACTAGACTTCCGGATACATCCcttaaaatttattgaattttagaTACATCACTGACTTTTGGACATCACTGAACATCCAGATACATTGGTGAGCGATGTATCCGATAGAGGAGAGATGTACCAGGGAGGGGATAGGACATCTGAATACATCACTGGACTTCTGGATACATCAGCAAACATCCAGATACATAAGTGAAGAATGTATCAGAGAGGGAGGAATGTATTCGAGAGGAGAATAGGAATGTATCAGCGAGaggaaatttttaattttttttaaataatagataattttaaatattaaatagatatgtatttaagtaatttttccatcATTTAAACCATCTTCATCTCTCTagctaattttcaaagtttcaGTATACACGAACATATATTATAAGTTGGAGCACCTAGTAGTATTAATAATGGTCAAAATCAAAAGAGATTGGTCATGAGTCAATGCAAAATTATGACCATTTTGGATTCTTAAGATATTTAAAAGAGGACTGACCATACCCTGTTAGGCAGTAGGAGTTATGTTAGGGCCGCCAGCCGTATTTTGAGGTTTTGGGAGAGTAGATGAGACGTTAAGCATCGTTGATTAGTTTGGTCAACCTGCTACGTATCCcgatgaataaattaaatatatagaaatattttgggaaacttacataaattttattacttaGATATACATTAATTcgtaatattttatattttattatattttgatgcgTCTATATACATGAGGTCAATATTAAGTATATTTTGTTCTCAATACACTGTAATCAAGATAATTCACATGCTTCtgaaatacataacaaatctcgtTTGTCTCCTCCCATCGCGTTCAATATTCTCCCATGTATCTGAGGATCGACTGGAATATATGATTATCTTGTTCGCCTCCCTTCCCAACTCGTTCCCCTTTTTCTCTATTCTAGTGCGTCTAGTAGtaaatatgtatttatctaggtgtactttttttaatatgtaatacaaaattcttaattaataataaaaatgtaatatgtgataaaatatgtaatattttaaaagtataaatcaTGATAGTGTATGTATAGTAGAGTATATTCTAACGGACTCAAGTTTTAGACCATACATAATTTGCCCATTTTATATAATCTTTAGATATACTTTTTCACTCATTAAGAAGTTATTAAGAAACATATTGTTAACTCCGTTTCTCTTATTTTCTGTGAATTCTAATTTGGTTTGTTAGACAGGTA
This region includes:
- the LOC125875967 gene encoding IQ domain-containing protein IQM4-like, with translation MTVIRTNSFKGRESETMMTTKKNSINVTNCEPLKLMLQTTLSFKNLVQVQDSVVALPEPAIMFSPRPVCELDAAAVKLQKVYKSYRTRRNLADCAVVVEELWWKALDFAALKRSSVSFFNVEKPETAVSRWARARTRAAKVGKGLSKDEKAQKLALQHWLEAIDPRHRYGHNLHFYYDLWFLSESSQPFFYWLDVGDGKEINLEKCPRTKLHHQCIKYLGPKERESYEVVIENGKLVYKQSGVLVQSVVGSKSIFVLSTTRTLYVGKKQKGTFQHSSFLSGGAITAAGRLVAHSGILEAIWPYSGHYHPTEENFKEFISFLEEHKVDLTNVKRCAVDDDNLSEASNSQPSVDLSIVKESEERSTSKSKKPEDIIINKKAQAFSFSKHLSSKWTSGTGPRIGCVRDYPTELQFRALEQVNLSPRVVNGGFNFSGPIPSPRPSPNIRLSPRIAHMGLPSPRTPISVPS